A single region of the Opitutus sp. genome encodes:
- a CDS encoding CPBP family intramembrane metalloprotease: protein MNDDPILLALLIAAGGYTLNLWRQDYRAQQAGQPNPRPLPGATAAPLRANIIAAAGALLILAAETWGEIHLGLSEQQSKITVLFGAYTLIAAFLEELMFRGFLVIEGKGHVRLWAGIGGASVVFAGIHPFLWSWEADTFAWTFTAKGWFSTAVVFISSLWFYSVRFAGFNPQRSLIPCIVAHATKNIGVIIIKAAGGFVVGWW from the coding sequence ATGAACGACGACCCCATCCTGCTTGCCCTGCTGATCGCCGCCGGCGGTTATACCCTGAATCTGTGGCGACAGGATTACCGTGCGCAGCAAGCCGGCCAACCCAACCCGCGCCCCCTACCTGGGGCCACCGCGGCGCCTTTACGGGCGAACATCATCGCCGCCGCCGGCGCGCTTTTGATCCTCGCTGCCGAAACTTGGGGCGAGATCCACCTCGGCCTGAGTGAACAGCAGTCCAAGATCACTGTGTTATTCGGAGCCTACACGCTGATCGCCGCCTTTTTGGAGGAGCTAATGTTTCGCGGCTTTTTAGTGATCGAGGGAAAAGGCCACGTCCGCCTATGGGCGGGAATCGGGGGGGCGTCGGTGGTCTTTGCAGGGATACACCCGTTTTTATGGAGCTGGGAAGCCGACACCTTCGCATGGACCTTTACGGCAAAAGGGTGGTTCAGCACCGCCGTGGTTTTTATCAGCTCGCTCTGGTTTTATAGTGTGCGCTTCGCCGGCTTTAATCCGCAGCGCTCGCTGATCCCGTGTATCGTAGCCCACGCGACCAAGAATATCGGCGTTATTATAATCAAAGCCGCCGGCGGCTTCGTTGTTGGCTGGTGGTAA
- a CDS encoding polyprenyl synthetase family protein: MSASNLNSPAQSTTQDFATVFARLKPQMRTLDVYLRGEVAAFEPEIREMADYCIDTSGKRIRPALVFLSGWNGSDQPSPELVRVAAVVELVHLATLVHDDIMDGADMRRSRRTAARQYGPEAAVLLGDALFAHALHLASQFPTTEVCHAVSDSTRKVCAGEIVQTLRRGTTNITREDYFRVIDLKTAELFRISCFLGGKLGGFPTPFVEAASHFGRHLGSAYQIYDDLADFFGQEKSIGKTLGTDLQSGKVTLPLLVLLDRLAADERAVLVDEILRRREADLPARLRQMGELGVFAAVAAEVEAELAKAEAALAPHAALAPVPLLLQLCDTLRSQVLSLQVPAKI, translated from the coding sequence ATGTCCGCCTCGAATCTTAATTCTCCCGCCCAATCCACCACGCAGGATTTCGCCACGGTCTTTGCCCGCCTCAAGCCGCAGATGCGCACCTTGGATGTTTATTTGCGCGGCGAGGTCGCGGCGTTTGAGCCGGAGATCCGCGAGATGGCCGATTACTGCATCGATACCTCGGGCAAGCGGATCCGCCCTGCCTTGGTGTTTTTGAGCGGCTGGAACGGCTCCGATCAGCCGTCGCCCGAGCTGGTGCGGGTTGCCGCGGTGGTTGAGCTCGTGCATTTGGCCACGCTGGTCCACGACGACATCATGGATGGAGCCGATATGCGCCGCAGTCGGCGGACTGCCGCGCGCCAATACGGACCGGAGGCGGCGGTGTTGTTGGGCGATGCGCTTTTTGCCCATGCATTGCATCTGGCCTCGCAGTTTCCCACCACCGAGGTGTGCCACGCGGTGTCGGACTCGACGCGCAAAGTCTGCGCTGGCGAGATCGTGCAAACCCTGCGGCGTGGCACCACCAACATCACGCGGGAGGATTACTTCAGGGTGATCGATTTGAAGACCGCCGAGCTGTTCCGCATTTCGTGCTTTCTCGGTGGCAAGTTGGGTGGTTTTCCTACGCCTTTTGTCGAGGCGGCCAGCCATTTCGGCCGTCACCTCGGTAGCGCTTACCAAATTTACGACGACCTGGCGGATTTCTTTGGTCAGGAAAAGAGCATCGGCAAAACCCTCGGCACCGATTTGCAGAGCGGAAAAGTCACCCTGCCGCTGCTCGTGTTGTTGGACCGCTTGGCGGCCGATGAGCGCGCCGTCTTGGTCGACGAAATTTTGCGCCGGCGTGAGGCCGACCTGCCGGCGCGCCTCCGCCAAATGGGTGAACTGGGCGTGTTTGCCGCGGTTGCCGCCGAGGTTGAGGCGGAGTTGGCCAAGGCGGAGGCGGCGCTCGCCCCGCATGCCGCGTTGGCCCCGGTGCCCTTGTTGTTGCAACTCTGCGACACGCTGCGTTCCCAAGTGCTAAGTTTGCAGGTGCCGGCCAAAATCTAG
- a CDS encoding sigma-70 family RNA polymerase sigma factor, which produces MNPAAKLLTKTLVASPERQIEAAWDWTVVQQVQAGDVAAFDQLILKYRERVYAMVYHMTSNREDAADLAQDAFIKAFQSIHRFQGQSAFYTWLYRIALNGALSHIRRNKLRSFFSFDKIQEDPAVAEVLSQLTDKKDVPREVFVGELQEKLNEAMMKLSIPHRTVVTLFEIDGLSHEEIGAIMHCSVGTVRSRLHYAKQFLQAELHAYVQ; this is translated from the coding sequence ATGAATCCCGCCGCCAAACTGCTCACCAAGACGCTGGTGGCGTCGCCGGAGCGGCAGATCGAGGCTGCGTGGGATTGGACGGTGGTGCAGCAGGTGCAGGCCGGCGATGTGGCGGCCTTTGATCAACTCATCCTCAAATACCGCGAACGCGTGTATGCGATGGTTTATCACATGACCTCCAACCGCGAGGATGCAGCCGATCTCGCCCAGGATGCCTTCATCAAGGCGTTTCAGTCCATCCACCGCTTTCAGGGGCAGTCGGCCTTCTACACCTGGCTGTATCGCATCGCCTTGAACGGGGCGCTCAGCCACATCCGGCGCAATAAACTCCGCTCGTTTTTCAGCTTCGACAAAATCCAAGAGGACCCGGCCGTGGCAGAGGTGCTCAGCCAGTTGACTGATAAAAAGGATGTGCCGCGTGAGGTGTTTGTGGGCGAGCTTCAGGAGAAATTGAACGAAGCGATGATGAAATTGTCTATCCCCCACAGAACCGTGGTCACTTTATTCGAAATCGACGGCCTCAGTCATGAGGAAATCGGCGCCATCATGCACTGCTCGGTGGGAACCGTGCGGTCGCGGCTGCATTACGCGAAACAGTTTTTACAGGCGGAGCTCCACGCCTACGTCCAATAA
- a CDS encoding class II fumarate hydratase — MRTETDSMGAMSLPEDALYGASTQRAVLNFPISGRPMPAGFICGLGRVKSACARANEELGRLSAAKSGMIQQAAREVADGKLNAHFPVDVFQTGSGTSTNMNVNEVIANRVSQLAGMPVGSRKPVHPNDDVNLGQSSNDIIPTALHLSVALGLAQALRPALLHLHASLANRAGAFASVIKIGRTHLMDATPVRLGQEFSGYVRQIEKSVERTDKAIAALRELAVGGTAVGTGINGHPEFAGKVVRILKEETGIAFVEARDHFEAQSARDDAVEVAGHLATIAGSLTKIANDIRLLGSGPRSGLGELRLPATQPGSSIMPGKVNPVMCEMLVQSCIYTQGLCQMVVVCGRDGQLELNATIPLVAYALHEAIQVLSSAARQFAGACVAGLEVDEARCRELVARSLMLVTALNPYIGYDAAASVAKEALVTGKTLREVVLAKGLMSAPSLDAALDPAHMLRPGDG; from the coding sequence ATGAGAACTGAAACCGATTCGATGGGGGCGATGAGCCTACCCGAGGATGCCCTTTATGGTGCCTCAACGCAGCGCGCGGTGCTCAATTTTCCGATCAGCGGCCGCCCCATGCCCGCTGGGTTTATCTGTGGACTGGGTCGGGTGAAGAGCGCCTGCGCGCGCGCCAACGAGGAGCTCGGGCGCCTTTCCGCCGCCAAGAGCGGGATGATCCAGCAAGCCGCGCGTGAGGTGGCCGATGGCAAACTTAACGCCCACTTCCCCGTCGACGTTTTCCAGACCGGTTCGGGGACCTCGACGAACATGAACGTCAACGAGGTGATCGCCAACCGGGTGAGCCAGCTCGCCGGGATGCCCGTTGGGTCGCGAAAACCCGTCCACCCCAACGACGACGTCAACCTCGGCCAGTCGTCCAACGACATCATTCCTACCGCCCTGCACTTAAGCGTGGCGCTGGGGTTGGCGCAGGCGTTGAGGCCGGCGTTGCTGCACCTGCATGCATCGCTGGCGAACCGGGCGGGGGCCTTCGCCTCGGTTATCAAGATCGGGCGTACGCACCTCATGGACGCCACTCCGGTCAGGCTCGGCCAGGAGTTTTCGGGTTATGTCCGGCAAATCGAAAAATCGGTCGAGCGCACCGACAAAGCGATCGCCGCGTTGCGCGAGTTGGCTGTGGGGGGCACGGCCGTGGGCACGGGTATCAACGGGCACCCTGAGTTTGCCGGCAAGGTGGTGCGCATCTTGAAGGAGGAGACCGGAATCGCTTTCGTTGAGGCGCGCGATCACTTCGAGGCGCAGTCGGCACGCGACGACGCCGTGGAGGTCGCCGGACACCTAGCGACGATCGCCGGCAGCCTGACCAAGATTGCCAACGACATCCGACTGCTCGGGTCGGGGCCGCGTAGCGGATTGGGGGAACTGCGCCTGCCGGCCACGCAGCCGGGCTCCTCGATCATGCCGGGTAAGGTAAATCCGGTGATGTGCGAGATGTTGGTGCAGAGCTGCATCTATACGCAGGGACTGTGTCAGATGGTGGTGGTCTGCGGACGCGATGGGCAACTCGAACTCAACGCCACGATTCCCCTCGTCGCCTATGCCTTGCACGAGGCGATTCAGGTGCTGTCGTCGGCGGCCCGCCAGTTTGCCGGAGCGTGTGTGGCGGGACTCGAAGTGGACGAGGCGCGCTGCCGGGAGTTGGTGGCGCGTTCGCTGATGCTCGTGACCGCGCTCAACCCGTACATCGGTTACGATGCGGCGGCGTCGGTGGCTAAGGAGGCGCTGGTCACCGGCAAGACGTTGCGTGAGGTGGTGCTGGCGAAAGGATTGATGTCGGCGCCATCGCTCGATGCCGCGCTGGATCCGGCGCATATGCTGCGACCGGGCGACGGTTGA
- a CDS encoding fumarate hydratase — translation MATPAFTYQDPFPLGPDDTEYRLLSKEGVSTTTFEGREILKIEPEVLAYVAQQAMRDTSFLLRPKHLAQVAAILDDPEASANDRYVATTLLKNAEIAAEGILPFCQDTGTATVVAKKGQQVWTGANDAEFISKGIYECYTQENLRYSQTAPLDMFTEVNTGTNLPAQIDLYATEGADYKFLFVAKGGGSANKTFLFQETKALLNPKGLEKFVTDKLSYLGTSACPPYHLALVIGGTSAEACLKTVKLASAKYLDHLPTSGNTEGRAFRCLETEKLVLKIAQQSGIGAQFGGKYFALDVRVIRLPRHGASCPVGLGVSCSADRNIKAKINKDGIWLEKMETNPGRFIPAAQRTLKDDKVVRIDLNQPMSAILAELGKHPVTTRVLLTGPLVVARDIAHAKLKERVDAGQGLPDYFKNHPVYYAGPAKTPKGYASGSFGPTTAGRMDSYVDLFQSLGGSMVMLAKGNRSPAVTAACKAHGGFYLGSIGGPAAILAKENIKKVEVLEYPELGMEAVWKIEVVDFPAFILVDAKGNDFFASGCGACLPGGVTAAADKAKA, via the coding sequence ATGGCTACGCCCGCGTTTACTTACCAAGATCCGTTCCCGCTCGGCCCCGACGACACCGAATATCGCCTCCTCTCCAAAGAAGGCGTCTCGACCACGACCTTCGAGGGTCGCGAGATCCTCAAGATCGAACCCGAGGTGTTGGCGTACGTCGCCCAACAGGCCATGCGCGACACCTCGTTTTTACTCCGGCCCAAGCACCTCGCCCAGGTCGCCGCCATTTTGGACGACCCCGAGGCCTCGGCCAACGACCGCTACGTCGCCACCACGTTGCTCAAAAACGCCGAGATCGCCGCCGAGGGCATTTTGCCGTTCTGCCAAGACACCGGCACCGCCACCGTCGTCGCCAAAAAAGGCCAGCAGGTCTGGACTGGCGCCAACGACGCCGAGTTCATCTCCAAGGGCATCTACGAGTGCTACACCCAGGAAAACCTGCGCTATTCGCAAACCGCGCCGCTCGACATGTTCACCGAGGTTAACACCGGCACCAACCTGCCGGCGCAGATCGACCTCTACGCCACCGAAGGCGCCGACTACAAATTCCTCTTTGTCGCCAAGGGCGGCGGCTCGGCCAACAAGACCTTCCTGTTCCAGGAAACCAAGGCGCTGCTCAACCCCAAGGGCCTCGAAAAGTTCGTCACCGACAAACTCTCCTACCTCGGCACGTCGGCCTGCCCGCCCTACCACCTTGCGCTTGTCATCGGCGGCACCAGCGCCGAGGCCTGCCTCAAAACCGTAAAACTCGCCTCGGCCAAATACCTCGACCACCTGCCCACCTCGGGCAACACCGAGGGCCGCGCGTTCCGCTGCCTTGAGACCGAAAAACTCGTCCTCAAAATCGCCCAGCAAAGTGGCATCGGCGCGCAGTTCGGCGGCAAGTATTTCGCCCTCGACGTGCGCGTGATCCGCCTGCCCCGCCACGGTGCGAGTTGCCCGGTGGGCTTGGGCGTTTCCTGCTCAGCCGACCGCAACATCAAGGCCAAGATCAACAAGGACGGCATCTGGCTGGAAAAGATGGAAACCAACCCCGGCCGCTTCATCCCCGCGGCCCAGCGCACCCTCAAGGACGACAAGGTGGTGCGCATCGACCTGAACCAGCCGATGTCCGCCATCCTCGCCGAATTGGGCAAACACCCGGTGACGACGCGCGTGTTGCTCACCGGCCCGCTGGTGGTGGCGCGCGACATCGCCCACGCCAAGCTCAAGGAGCGCGTCGACGCCGGCCAGGGGCTGCCCGATTATTTCAAAAACCACCCGGTTTATTACGCCGGTCCGGCCAAAACGCCGAAAGGTTACGCCAGCGGCAGTTTCGGCCCGACCACGGCCGGCCGGATGGACAGCTATGTTGACCTATTCCAGTCGCTCGGTGGCTCGATGGTGATGCTGGCCAAAGGCAACCGCAGCCCGGCGGTGACCGCTGCCTGCAAAGCGCACGGCGGATTCTATCTCGGCAGCATCGGCGGCCCGGCGGCGATCTTGGCCAAGGAGAACATCAAAAAAGTCGAGGTGTTGGAGTACCCCGAGCTAGGCATGGAAGCGGTGTGGAAGATCGAAGTGGTGGATTTCCCGGCGTTCATTTTGGTGGACGCCAAGGGCAACGACTTCTTCGCCAGTGGCTGCGGCGCGTGCCTACCGGGCGGCGTCACCGCAGCGGCCGATAAAGCCAAAGCGTAA
- a CDS encoding prepilin peptidase: MTFDYAAFADAFPLFFPIAAGVFGAIVGSFLNVVIYRVPLDKSIVTPGSHCACGTPIQWRDNIPVASWFLLRGKARCCGRAYSFRYAFVELLTAALFATSWLMFPPAKALCGMLFVACLICALFIDLDHMIIPDTFTIGLGVVGVVLSVFVPALHGQNDGIFVVNALHSGLISLQGLLIGSGLVLWIALVAEALLRKEAMGFGDVKFVGAIGAFTGWQGAVFAIFGGAVIGTIWIGLAMLWKKCFGDKVTVAPRAETAEGEAAELGMGVQIPFGPMLAIAGLLHFFYFTTWMNEYFAELAAIVQ; this comes from the coding sequence ATGACCTTCGATTACGCCGCATTTGCTGACGCATTCCCCCTATTTTTCCCGATCGCCGCGGGTGTGTTTGGCGCGATTGTCGGCAGCTTTCTCAACGTCGTGATTTACCGGGTTCCCTTGGATAAATCCATCGTCACGCCCGGTTCGCACTGCGCCTGCGGCACGCCCATTCAGTGGCGCGATAACATTCCGGTGGCCAGCTGGTTTCTGCTGCGAGGCAAAGCACGCTGCTGCGGCCGCGCATATTCGTTTCGTTACGCCTTTGTCGAGCTGCTCACCGCCGCGCTTTTTGCCACCAGCTGGCTGATGTTTCCGCCGGCCAAGGCGCTGTGCGGCATGCTCTTTGTTGCCTGCCTGATCTGCGCGCTGTTCATCGACCTCGATCACATGATCATCCCCGACACCTTCACGATCGGACTCGGTGTAGTCGGCGTGGTGCTGTCGGTATTCGTGCCCGCGCTACATGGGCAAAACGACGGCATTTTTGTCGTTAACGCGCTGCACTCCGGCCTGATCTCGCTTCAAGGCCTGCTCATCGGCTCCGGGCTGGTACTCTGGATCGCACTGGTCGCGGAGGCATTGCTACGCAAGGAGGCGATGGGCTTCGGCGACGTGAAATTCGTGGGAGCGATCGGTGCGTTCACCGGCTGGCAAGGTGCCGTGTTCGCAATTTTTGGTGGCGCGGTGATCGGCACGATCTGGATCGGCCTGGCGATGCTCTGGAAGAAATGTTTCGGCGACAAAGTGACGGTCGCCCCACGCGCCGAGACTGCGGAAGGCGAGGCCGCCGAGCTCGGCATGGGCGTGCAAATTCCCTTCGGCCCTATGCTGGCCATCGCCGGACTGCTCCACTTCTTCTACTTCACGACCTGGATGAACGAGTACTTTGCCGAACTCGCCGCGATCGTGCAGTGA
- a CDS encoding shikimate dehydrogenase, which produces MSDPIYTLADLDSWRPTGTTLAVLGHPIKHSLSPQMHNAALASMAQSDPRFASWRYVRFDIAPDDLPLALEKLHACGFLGLNLTLPHKILAFDRIASLDPAVRPIGAVNTLRRTAQGWHGYNTDGYGLASAIRENLGVELAGTPVILLGAGGAARGAAVECLQRGCAGLWIANRTHATLDALLAQLAPLANGIPLHGFDPAAPGALGSATGTGSLVTAPQPPVGALVINATSAGLKPSDPLPIDLAALVARARPAGVYDMIYNPSETALLAQARALGLPAANGLSMLVHQGARALQIWSEAAAPVPAMHAAVTAALAAR; this is translated from the coding sequence ATGTCCGACCCAATCTACACGCTCGCCGACCTCGATTCCTGGCGCCCGACCGGCACCACGCTCGCCGTGCTCGGCCATCCCATCAAGCACTCGCTGAGCCCGCAGATGCACAACGCCGCGCTCGCGAGCATGGCCCAAAGCGACCCGCGCTTTGCCTCGTGGCGTTATGTACGCTTCGACATCGCGCCCGACGACCTGCCCCTCGCCCTGGAAAAACTCCACGCCTGCGGGTTTCTCGGCCTGAACCTCACCCTCCCGCACAAGATCCTGGCGTTCGACCGCATCGCCTCACTCGACCCGGCGGTTCGCCCCATCGGCGCGGTTAACACCCTGCGCCGCACCGCCCAAGGCTGGCACGGTTACAACACCGACGGCTACGGGCTGGCCTCCGCCATCCGTGAAAACCTGGGCGTCGAGCTGGCCGGCACACCCGTCATCCTGCTCGGTGCGGGCGGCGCGGCACGCGGGGCGGCCGTCGAATGCCTCCAGCGTGGCTGCGCCGGCCTGTGGATTGCCAACCGCACCCACGCCACCCTCGACGCGCTCCTCGCCCAACTGGCCCCGCTGGCCAACGGCATCCCGCTCCACGGCTTCGACCCGGCCGCGCCGGGTGCGCTCGGCAGCGCGACTGGCACAGGTAGTCTCGTCACCGCGCCCCAGCCCCCCGTCGGCGCGCTCGTCATCAACGCCACCAGCGCCGGGCTCAAGCCGAGCGACCCGTTGCCCATTGACCTCGCCGCCTTGGTCGCCCGCGCACGTCCGGCTGGCGTTTACGACATGATCTACAATCCGTCCGAAACCGCGCTGCTCGCCCAGGCCCGCGCCCTCGGCCTGCCCGCCGCCAACGGCCTTTCCATGCTGGTTCACCAAGGCGCACGCGCCCTGCAAATCTGGAGCGAGGCCGCCGCACCCGTACCCGCCATGCACGCGGCCGTCACTGCGGCCCTCGCCGCCCGCTGA
- a CDS encoding FKBP-type peptidyl-prolyl cis-trans isomerase, with amino-acid sequence MSSSENTFETLDQRVSYGIALNVGSNIARQGGVEIDLSAFIIGLQDGLNGAQPRVSEDDLRAAFSEVQTKIEAEAAAGAAEGAQIGKMFLNENRARAGVVVTESGLQYEVLKAGTGAKPTADQTVEVHYHGTLVDGTVFDSSVTRGETISFPVGGVIPGWVEALQLMAVGSKWKLVIPAELGYGNRTQGPIPAGSVLIFEVELISIK; translated from the coding sequence ATGTCCTCTTCTGAAAACACCTTTGAGACGCTCGATCAGCGCGTCAGCTACGGCATCGCCCTCAACGTGGGCAGCAACATCGCCCGTCAGGGTGGAGTCGAAATCGACTTATCCGCGTTCATCATCGGCCTCCAAGACGGCCTCAATGGCGCCCAACCGCGCGTGTCCGAGGACGACCTGCGCGCCGCCTTTTCCGAGGTGCAGACCAAGATCGAGGCCGAGGCCGCTGCCGGTGCCGCCGAGGGCGCGCAGATCGGCAAAATGTTCCTCAACGAAAACCGCGCCCGCGCCGGTGTCGTCGTGACCGAGTCCGGCCTGCAATACGAGGTGCTGAAGGCCGGCACCGGTGCCAAACCCACGGCCGACCAGACCGTCGAGGTGCATTACCACGGCACGTTGGTGGACGGCACCGTGTTCGATAGCTCGGTGACGCGCGGCGAGACGATTTCGTTTCCCGTGGGTGGCGTCATCCCCGGTTGGGTTGAGGCGCTGCAGTTGATGGCGGTCGGCTCCAAGTGGAAACTGGTTATCCCGGCCGAGCTCGGCTACGGCAACCGCACGCAGGGGCCGATTCCCGCAGGTTCGGTGCTGATTTTCGAAGTCGAGTTGATCTCGATCAAGTAA
- a CDS encoding IS630 family transposase has translation MGRKAVRITCSEGDQQSLEKRATSRIESRQRVERARMILGCVSGEQVQEVARRCNTRPNTVIKWRDRFVLLGMKGLDDAARPGAKRTYGEDFRDRVLALLEGPPPPGQARWDGPAVARVLGGSVHAVWRVLRKEGICLQRQRSWCVSTDKQFAAKAADIVGLYLSPPEKALVISVDEKPGIQALERATGYVETDNGKIVQGLKSTYKRHGTLNLFAALDVATGLIKTQKTTLKRREEFLLFMDQVVADHPPERELHVILDNYCTHKKCDAWLARHPNVHFHFTPTSASWLNQVEIWFGILTRKALRGANFRSVAELSQAIDAFVAAYLPNAKPFKWRKREVKGSQLRNTIINLRN, from the coding sequence ATGGGACGAAAAGCCGTGCGAATCACTTGTAGCGAGGGGGATCAGCAATCCCTAGAAAAACGGGCAACCAGCCGGATTGAGTCGAGGCAGCGAGTTGAGCGCGCCCGGATGATCCTTGGGTGCGTGAGTGGCGAGCAGGTGCAAGAGGTGGCGCGCCGCTGCAACACCAGGCCGAACACCGTAATAAAGTGGAGGGATCGCTTTGTGCTGCTTGGCATGAAGGGGCTGGATGATGCGGCACGGCCGGGCGCGAAGCGCACCTACGGTGAGGACTTTCGAGATCGGGTGCTGGCTTTATTGGAAGGGCCACCCCCTCCGGGGCAGGCGCGCTGGGATGGTCCAGCGGTGGCCCGTGTGCTCGGCGGCTCGGTGCACGCGGTCTGGCGAGTGCTGCGCAAGGAGGGCATTTGCCTGCAGCGCCAGCGCTCGTGGTGCGTGAGCACTGACAAGCAGTTCGCAGCCAAGGCAGCCGATATCGTCGGGCTCTACCTGAGCCCACCGGAAAAGGCATTGGTGATAAGTGTGGATGAAAAGCCTGGCATCCAAGCCCTAGAGCGCGCCACCGGTTACGTGGAGACCGACAATGGTAAAATCGTCCAGGGACTCAAAAGCACCTACAAGCGCCACGGTACACTCAACTTGTTCGCTGCCCTTGATGTGGCCACGGGCTTGATCAAGACGCAGAAAACCACCCTTAAGCGCCGGGAGGAGTTCCTGCTGTTCATGGACCAAGTGGTGGCGGATCACCCGCCCGAGAGAGAACTCCACGTGATTTTGGATAATTATTGCACCCACAAAAAGTGCGACGCTTGGCTCGCTCGGCACCCCAATGTCCACTTCCACTTTACCCCAACCTCGGCGAGTTGGCTCAATCAAGTTGAAATCTGGTTCGGCATACTAACAAGGAAGGCGCTACGGGGCGCGAACTTCAGAAGCGTCGCCGAACTTAGTCAGGCCATTGACGCTTTCGTCGCCGCCTACCTGCCCAATGCCAAGCCGTTCAAGTGGCGCAAGCGCGAGGTCAAGGGAAGCCAACTCAGAAATACTATCATTAATCTACGCAATTAA
- a CDS encoding TIGR02597 family protein — protein sequence MNSAPKFSYARVTALCATLGFASLASAQTTTVTTVPVGAITVSVNAKSDQRFGITQLRPVLCAGIVNNSPTTSISTSSPIPSLGSSQNFIRFTSGTAQGEWFQVVSYTGNSISVAENLQSFGVLAGDKFEVRPFWTLSSLFPGGGGIPLSSDVFNPKGLVFLNDPQSTGINPSASAVYFYHDGTQGPAGWYNNNGTFANADNVVIPHECPVTIRNMISQPISASIVGDVPSVCVSNTVIARSAGAQDNVIYNPYPCAITLSNSNLISSQAVRASSNVFSPKDLVLVYSSSSTGYNSSAASIYFYHDGSQGPAGWYNNNGTFASADSVQLQPGAAFTIRKAGGASASNEWKPSLPYNL from the coding sequence ATGAACTCTGCCCCTAAGTTCAGCTACGCTCGAGTAACCGCCCTCTGCGCCACCCTCGGTTTTGCCTCCCTCGCCTCCGCTCAAACCACCACCGTCACGACCGTGCCGGTCGGGGCGATCACCGTTAGTGTTAATGCAAAATCGGATCAACGATTCGGCATAACTCAGCTTCGTCCAGTTCTTTGCGCCGGCATTGTGAATAACTCGCCGACGACATCAATATCGACGTCCAGTCCGATCCCATCACTTGGATCTTCGCAAAATTTTATACGGTTCACTTCAGGAACTGCGCAAGGAGAGTGGTTCCAAGTTGTAAGCTACACAGGAAATTCGATTTCAGTCGCAGAAAACCTTCAGTCTTTTGGCGTTCTCGCTGGGGATAAGTTTGAAGTTCGTCCCTTTTGGACGCTTTCGAGTTTGTTTCCGGGAGGCGGCGGCATTCCCCTATCCTCTGATGTTTTTAACCCTAAGGGCCTTGTGTTTCTCAATGACCCCCAGTCAACCGGCATAAACCCATCTGCTTCAGCTGTTTATTTTTATCATGACGGCACCCAAGGCCCTGCCGGATGGTATAATAACAACGGCACGTTTGCCAATGCCGATAACGTAGTGATCCCCCACGAATGCCCTGTTACTATTCGGAATATGATAAGCCAGCCGATTTCGGCTTCAATCGTCGGCGATGTTCCATCTGTTTGCGTATCTAACACGGTCATTGCCCGTTCCGCTGGGGCACAGGATAATGTGATATACAATCCATACCCCTGCGCAATAACGCTATCGAATTCCAACCTAATCTCAAGCCAGGCTGTTCGTGCATCATCCAATGTATTTAGCCCGAAAGATCTAGTCCTAGTATACTCAAGCTCAAGCACAGGATATAATTCATCTGCGGCATCAATATACTTCTATCATGATGGATCACAGGGGCCCGCCGGTTGGTATAACAACAATGGGACTTTTGCCTCGGCAGACTCAGTTCAGCTTCAACCCGGAGCAGCTTTCACCATACGAAAAGCTGGCGGTGCCAGCGCATCAAACGAATGGAAGCCTAGTTTGCCATACAACCTTTAA